Genomic window (Pyrus communis chromosome 13, drPyrComm1.1, whole genome shotgun sequence):
AGCTGCTACCAAATCTCTTTGCTTGCAAATTGCTATGCCGATTTGTCTCGCTGGAATTATGAAATACGCAGAGAACTTGGATGCTCGGGTCTGCGTGCACATGGAAATTCAAGTATAAGAAACCAAATGCAAGTGGAGTTGTGCATATTGGTGCCAAAGATGGTTACCTACGCAAAGGCATTAAAGCTATTCAAGGTGTTAAAtgtcttcttttattttctatgCAAGTAACACCCTTAATTATTATAGATtgacattttattttagttCTGCAAGGAATGATTGATTAATATGCTTTGTTTGCTACATGTTGACCCTTGTTTTATTTGGTCTAGTCATTGATAAGTATTTTTATTCCATCATATATATAGCTCTTACTGTTATGAAATGAGTGTGAATGTCCACATAAAGTAAGCATGTGGAAGATGAAAGAATGAAAGTCAAGATTATAAGCTTAATAGTGGAAGTTTGGTTCTCACTATTTTTGAATGTAAATGCTATTCATATGTTTAAAGAAGCGTCGGATGAAAACCTCTATATATAGAGATGTATGCTTGTATCCTCAGTATAACACACAAAGATCAATAAGAGAAAGTACACCaatctctctttcctctcttcACTTGCATTCATTGtgtgatataattaaaaaaaataaacaatgggATACATCGCTTCCGTTCCACTTCGATCTCTAGGAGATGTTCCCTTTCTTTTGACTGTTTATAACACTTGCCTATTTGTTGTGTGTTGGGGCTACTTTGCTTGAGCCATGTGACTTTATTGGACTAGCTTTCACGGACCGAACCTTGTATGGGTTGACCAACGAATATTACTGGCTAGCCTACCCCATTCATCGTGGAGCCAAAGGTGGCCTGAGACCATGGGACAATTTAATGTCATAAACTTCAAACTAAAGGGCATCCCCGAAGTCGACGGCTCTTTGACATATCAACTTATATGGGTTATATAGTCAAAATCATCATACAAGCAGATACGTTGCAACTTACCCCACCCATCGAGTATTGTCTTCCCCCAACCAGAGAATTTGTGGGTGTTCTTTTGGTTTGAAGTTTATGACATCAAATTGTCCAACGAACTTAGGTttgtttaaaaatgtttttagaatgaCTGAAAACACTTTTATTGAAAATGTTCTTGAAACCATTATTTAGTAAAAATCTAAGTGGATCttgaaaaaacattttaaacattTATTTTAAGAAGCACATATCTGATACTTCTTCCaaacttaaagtgcttttggaacaaaaaattaatttatctaaaaacgttttcaacaattttaaaaacattttcaaacaagTCATTAGACTACTTTCGGCTCCAAAAAGACCAATACACAACCGATCCCAAGTTGGGgcgaatttttttataattttagggACGTTATTTCACATACAGGTATTATGGTTTAGGACTACTGAAAAATTTACAACTTCTGTACGAAACCCCCGTCAACATTGATACAAATTTAAAATAGCGTGTATCTAAATCGGAATCAAAGCAACGAATCTGATTCCGAAATTTTGAAATCACAAGACAAAcagcacatacacacaaaatgcTAGAGTTGATCAAATGACAAATCCACCGTTGATCCGTATGACCTGGCCGTTGACCCACTCCCCAGCATCCGCCGCTAAAAACCCCACAAACCCACACACATCCTTGGGCTCGCCCAATCGACCCAGAGGGCAAGCATCCATAATCCCCTTAACCGTCTCCTCACTTTTCCCGGCAAAGAACATCTCCGTCGCCACCGGCCCCGGCGCAACGCAATTGGCAGTTATTCCGGTGCCCTTGAGCTCCTTGGCCAAAATCTTTACCATCGTCTCCACCGCTGTCTTGGAGGCCGCATAGGCTGCGTACCCAGGCGGAAGCCGCCCGACGACGGACGATGTAATCATAATAATTCTCCCACCGCCGCCGCGCGTAACCCTATTCGCCGCTTCCCTAGAAACCAAAAACGCCCCCTTGGTGTTTACATTGAATGTGTTATCCCAGTCCTCCACCGCCGTATTGGCCACGCTAGGATATTTGGGATCCAAAACGCCCGCGCTGTTCACGACGATGTGGAGTTGGGTCCCGAATTCTTGCTCGGCTTTGTCGAAGAGCTGCTTCACCTGGTCCGGGTCCGAGACGTCTGCTCGGACCGCAATCGCTTGCGATTTTGGGGTTGTCTGGTTGAGCTCGGACACTAATTGATCTGCTTGGGCTGAGTTTGATGAAGCGTAATTGACGACGACCCTTGCGCCGAGGGAGTGGAGGTGAGCTGCAATGGCACGGCCGATGCCGCGCGAACCGCCGGTTACGATGGCTACGCGGCCATTGAGGGGCAGGGAAGGGGAAGAGGAAGAGTAGTGTTCAGCTTCGCTGGTAGTAGTTTGTGCAGCCATGACTTGCTGGATTGGAGGTCTGAGGTGGTGCTTATGGAGATATATTATTATTCGGTGAGGGATGATGCGTCAGCACTTACATAAGCATcactaaaacaaaattttctgaATACTCGAAATACCGAAGTTAGACATCTCAAATATTAATACGTCGATGTACGTGACAGTGACAGAGACGAATCATATATGGTGGTGACGTGCGCTAATTGCTCAAGAATATGTTAAAATCTATCTCACTCAGTGTATTTTTATAATAACTCTTGAGATAACACGCCAGGTGAAGTGTTTTATAATCACAAAATGAGATTTAGTATCACA
Coding sequences:
- the LOC137713655 gene encoding NADPH-dependent aldehyde reductase-like protein, chloroplastic — encoded protein: MAAQTTTSEAEHYSSSSPSLPLNGRVAIVTGGSRGIGRAIAAHLHSLGARVVVNYASSNSAQADQLVSELNQTTPKSQAIAVRADVSDPDQVKQLFDKAEQEFGTQLHIVVNSAGVLDPKYPSVANTAVEDWDNTFNVNTKGAFLVSREAANRVTRGGGGRIIMITSSVVGRLPPGYAAYAASKTAVETMVKILAKELKGTGITANCVAPGPVATEMFFAGKSEETVKGIMDACPLGRLGEPKDVCGFVGFLAADAGEWVNGQVIRINGGFVI